One Lutzomyia longipalpis isolate SR_M1_2022 chromosome 4, ASM2433408v1 DNA segment encodes these proteins:
- the LOC129795212 gene encoding odorant receptor 4-like has product MFGTLLYFIKISLGSYRRKEILELFKKICELFNIEETDEDLQKILVERLKNSLKLWKVCTKWGLRTGVLSISIFGLSMRFNEKIGLIIDIPRTNITSPLLIEGLRSIPTLHAMLTGHYFMTIELAILCLGIPIATEIDILEDYIRISNDKIKTTPNFFKKIIKMHCNVLGDVNLLNETFSEMTFIQFFSSIVFFLIVFLFLRKGTENIDGYLLCLCALMQLLPLCLLGEFIRYKTDKLSDTLYLTNWYELSLKDQKVFLIILGMAQREYGLKAAGMYEVNLSTFIQIIKLAFSYCAILYTFSN; this is encoded by the exons ATGTTTGGGACGTTGCTGTACTTCATTAAAATATCCCTTGGGAGCTATCGACGAAAGGAAATTCTTGAATTgttcaagaaaatttgtgaattgtTCAACATTGAGGAAACTGATGAagatttgcagaaaattcttgTGGAACGTCTGAAGAATTCTCTAAAACTTTGGAAAGTTTGCACAAA atGGGGACTACGTACTGGCGTACTAAGTATATCAATTTTTGGACTCTCAATgcgatttaatgaaaaaattggtCTTATCATTGATATTCCTCGCACGAATATTACTTCACCACTCTTGATAGAGGGCCTAAGATCAATTCCAACTCTTCATGCCATGCTAACGGGGCACTATTTTATGACAATTGAACTCGCCATACTTTGTCTGGGTATACCAATTGCAACGGAAATTGACATTCTTGAAGATTACATTAGGATTTccaatgataaaattaaaacaactccaaatttcttcaagaaaatcatcaagatgCATTGCAATGTCCTCGGAGATGTTAACCTGCTCAATGAGACTTTTTCCGAGATgactttcattcaatttttttcaagtatcgtattttttcttattgtctTTCTCTTTCTACGAAAGGGTACGGAAAATATTGATGGTTACTTGCTGTGCCTTTGTGCCCTAATGCAATTACTCCCATTGTGCCTTCTTGGGGAATTTATTCGTTATAAAACGGACAAACTATCTGATACACTCTACCTGACTAATTGGTACGAGCTGAGTCTGAAGGATCAAAAAGTCTTTTTGATTATCCTTGGAATGGCTCAACGAGAGTACGGGCTGAAGGCGGCAGGGATGTACGAAGTGAATCTAAGTACATTCATTCAG aTTATTAAACTTGCCTTCTCCTACTGCGCCATTCTCTACACTTTCAGCAATTAA